One stretch of Gadus chalcogrammus isolate NIFS_2021 chromosome 14, NIFS_Gcha_1.0, whole genome shotgun sequence DNA includes these proteins:
- the LOC130403991 gene encoding phosphatidate phosphatase LPIN1-like isoform X4 yields MNYVGQLAGQVFFQVKELYRGLNPATLSGCIDVIVVQRPDGSLHCSPFHVRFGKMGVLRSREKVVDIEINGEAVGLQMKLGDNGEAFFVTETENMLEVVPSHLATSPITSMGELLMEAQLGKSAPRHREGPGPSLVPQTLGPLLGDIAGAKKRRKRRRKIRTEGVGGRREESDEDDDMFTIDMSSDEGETDDNRGVYGDTESKLSSTYTHSATDWPKLQRPVSEEPMCVPPDRRLSISCPQQIARFPSNLSSDSCSSTPKSDSELANQSKDPQMLWTWGELPHAAQPSFLSDHPRSDLQTEPALASVTRSPLQDSGPTSMNLYLPQPGDLQPGHPHRGDPQSGEEGLSEACRGAGGDAGVFVPSSPGREALCGGRRGSAPCFISSSPRLEHLEHLEHLEPLEHLEHQGGSTGSPIRRTDSPSKRKEKRSQHLGSDGMYLDDITELEPEVAALYFPKSDSVCGSAPRSSEMMRPRSTDQSPQSLGSSEMDSGIDSLSEHTGDLPHVAISLCGGLTTNREITNDQFLEKAIDYQQFSLNPSLIDDPNLVVKLGTKYYNWNTAAPLMLAMQVYQKPLPQASVENLMKERMPKKGGRWWFSWRGRNSESNPESEPGAGDVPEGMDRMKEESSSSDDDHSPANPSLGSGQPEPLAASSNVCYKKTLRLTSEQLASLQLKEGPNDVVFSVTTQYQGTCRCHGTIYLWRWNDKIVISDIDGTITRSDTLGHILPTLGKDWTHQDIARLYHNVSLNGYKFMYCSARAIGMADMTRGYLHWVNERGTMLPVGPVMLSPSSLFSALHREVIEKKPEKFKIECLSDIKHLFHPSTEPFYAAFGNRATDVYSYKEVGVPLNRIFTVNPKGELVQEHAKTNISSYGRLCEVVDHVFPLFSEGQGSEPPDPETFSPFTYWREEQPELANEGEDSQTLKTGPGDPE; encoded by the exons ATGAACTATGTGGGTCAGCTGGCGGGCCAGGTGTTCTTCCAGGTCAAGGAGCTGTACCGGGGGCTGAACCCGGCCACGCTGTCCGGGTGCATCGACGTCATCGTGGTGCAGCGGCCCGACGGCTCGCTGCACTGCTCGCCCTTCCATGTCCGCTTCGGCAAGATGGGGGTACTGCGGTCCCGGGAGAAAGTG GTGGACATCGAGATCAACGGGGAGGCGGTGGGTCTGCAGATGAAGCTGGGAGACAACGGGGAGGCCTTCTTCGTCACGGAGACGGAGAACATgctg GAAGTGGTTCCTTCCCACCTGGCCACGTCGCCCATCACCTCGATGGGGGAGCTGCTCATGGAGGCCCAGCTGGGCAAGAGCGCACCTCGTCACCGAG AGGGCCCGGGCCCCTCCCTGGTGCCCCAGACGTTGGGCCCCTTGCTGGGAGACATCGCGGGGgccaagaagaggaggaagaggaggaggaagattagGACAGAGGGAGTCggggggaggcgggaggagAGTGATGAAGACGACGACATGTTCACCATCGACATGAGCTCCGACGAGGGGGAGACGGACGacaacag GGGTGTGTATGGAGACACGGAAAGCAAGTTGAGCAGCACTTATACACACTCGGCTACGGACTGGCCCAAGCttcaaag GCCAGTATCAGAGGAGCCGATGTGTGTCCCTCCAGACCGCCGTCTGTCCATCTCCTGTCCTCAGCAGATCGCCCGCTTCCCCTCCAACCTCAG CAGcgactcctgctcctccacgccCAAGAGTGACTCAGAGCTGGCCAATCAGAGCAAAGACCCCCAGATGCTCTGGACCTGGGGGGAGCTGCCCCACGCTGCTCAG CCTTCCTTTCTCTCGGACCACCCCAGGTCGGACCTCCAGACCGAGCCAGCGCTCGCCAGCGTCACCAGGTCTCCCCTCCAGGACTCTGGACCCACGTCCATGAACCTCTACCTCCCCCAGCCAGGGGACCTTCAGCCAGGGCACCCCCACAGAGGGGACCCCCAGTCAGGAGAGGAGGGTCTGTCGGAGGCCTGCAGAGGGGCTGGAGGTGATGCAG GAGTCTtcgtcccctcctccccagggaGAGAGGCTCTGTGTGGGGGGAGGCGGGGATCGGCCCCCTGCTTTATCTCCTCCAGTCCCCGCCTGGAACACCTGGAACACCTGGAACACCTGGAACCCCTGGAACACCTGGAGCATCAGGGGGGCAGCACAGGCAGTCCCATCAGGAGAACCGACTCACCGTCCAAGAGGAAAG AGAAGCGAAGCCAGCACCTGGGTTCTGACGGGATGTACCTGGATGACATCACGGAGCTGGAGCCAGAGGTCGCCGCCCTGTACTTCCCTAAAAG CgacagtgtgtgtggttccgCCCCCAGGAGCTCAGAGATGATGCGCCCGCGGAGCACCGACCAATCACCTCAGTCCCTGGGCAGCAGTGAGATGGACAGCGGCATCGACAGCCTATCAGAACACACCGGGGACCTGCCCCACGTCGCCATCTCCCTGTGTGGAGGGCTCACTACCAACAGAGAGATCACCAACG ATCAATTCCTAGAGAAGGCCATTGATTACCAGCAGTTCTCCCTCAACCCCTCCCTCATCGATGACCCCAACCTGGTCGTCAAGCTAGGAACAAA GTACTACAACTGGAACACGGCCGCGCCTCTGATGCTGGCCATGCAGGTGTACCAGAAACCCCTCCCGCAG GCGTCGGTGGAGAACCTGATGAAGGAGAGGATGCCTAAGAAAGGGGGCCGCTGGTGGTTCTCCTGGAGGGGCCGCAACTCCGAGTCCAACCCG GAATCTGAGCCGGGGGCGGGGGACGTGCCAGAAGGCATGGACAG AATGAAGGAGGAGTCTTCCTCCAGTGATGATGACCACTCTCCAGCCAATCCCAGCCTGGGATCCGGTCAGCCCGAGCCCCTGGCCGCCTCCAGCAACGTGTGCTACAAGAAGACCCTGAGACTCACCTCGGAACAGCTG gccagCCTGCAGCTGAAGGAGGGGCCAAACGACGTGGTGTTCAGCGTCACCACCCAGTACCAGGGTACCTGCCGTTGCCATGGCACCATCTACCTGTGGCGGTGGAACGACAAGATAGTCATCTCTGACATAGACGGAACCATCACCAG GTCCGACACCCTGGGTCACATTCTGCCCACCCTGGGGAAGGACTGGACTCACCAGGACATCGCCAGGCTCTACCACAACGTCAGCct GAACGGCTACAAGTTCATGTACTGCTCGGCGCGGGCGATCGGCATGGCGGACATGACGCGGGGCTACCTTCACTGGGTGAACGAGAGAGGCACCATGCTGCCCGTCGGCCCCGTCATGctcagccccagcagcctctTCTCCGCCCTGCACAG GGAGGTGATTGAGAAGAAGCCTGAGAAGTTTAAGATCGAGTGTCTGTCGGACATCAAGCATCTGTTCCACCCCAGCACGGAACCGTTCTACGCAGCCTTCGGCAACAGAGCTACG GATGTGTACTCGTACAAAGAGGTGGGCGTACCTCTCAACAGGATCTTCACAGTCAACCCCAAAGGAGAGCTGGTGCAAGAACACGCCAAGACCAACATATCCTC ATACGGGCGTCTGTGCGAGGTGGTGGACCACGTCTTCCCGCTCTTCAgtgagggtcaggggtcagagcccCCCGACCCCGAGACCTTCAGCCCCTTCACCTACTGGAGGGAGGAGCAGCCCGAGCTGGCCAACGAGGGGGAAGACTCGCAAACCCTGAAGACCGGCCCAGGAGACCCCGAATAG